One genomic segment of Pagrus major chromosome 13, Pma_NU_1.0 includes these proteins:
- the slc8a2a gene encoding sodium/calcium exchanger 2a isoform X9 produces the protein MPDKPPVGEQAGRAVVYFVCLMYMFLGVSILADRFMASIEVITSQEKEVTITKPNGETTVTTVRVWNETVSNLTLMALGSSAPEILLSVIEVCGHNFDAGELGPGTIVGSAAFNMFVIIGLCVWVIPEGESRKIKHLRVFFITAFWSIFAYIWLYLILAVISPGIVEVWEAVVTLLYFPVCVILAWIADRRLLFYKYMHKRYRADKRHGIVVEMEGDLAPKGIDVIMDGKLSDRSSCPGNSSSVTVSVQTGNETDQKNDEVRQVVVRILKDLKEKHPDKDLDQLIEMANYSALVHKKKSRAFYRVQATRMMIGAGNILRKHAAEHARRSAGQDADMATCSHICFESAQYQCTENCGALSIGVILDGGTGQNTFYVDYCTENGSANAGADYEFSEGTLVFKPGETRKEIKVGILDDDIFEEDEHFFVRLKNLRLEEGGNEGTGSPPKGRLVEPLLATITILDDDHAGIFTFGQRVLRVSESTGTLTVTVVRNSGSRGTVAVPYHTEDGSAKAGVDYEETRGELEFTNEKTSQVLKVHIINVEEYEKQENFFIVLEDPKWLKRGLSGNPTPEEEEARRISEMGKPILGEHSRLEVIIEESCEFKNTVDKLLRDTNLASVIGTHSWREQFIEAFTVSAGDGDEEEQRSPNCCDYFLHIVCIFWKIVFACIPPTEYWNGWACFIVSISAIGFLTALIGDLASHFGCTVGLRDTVTAVVFVALGTSLPDTFASKVAATQDQYADACVGNVTGSNAVNVFLGIGVAWSVAAVYWEVKGKVFRVDPGSLAFSVTLFTIFAFFSMGVLMLRRRPSVGGELGGPRVTKVLTSLLFFFLWFLYVLFSSLEAYCHIQGF, from the exons ATGCCAGACAAACCTCCAGTAGGGGAGCAGGCAGGGAGGGCAGTCGTCTACTTCGTCTGTCTCATGTACATGTTCCTGGGTGTGTCCATCCTCGCAGATCGCTTCATGGCATCCATCGAAGTCATCACCTCTCAG GAGAAAGAGGTGACCATCACCAAACCCAACGGTGAAACGACCGTAACAACAGTGAGAGTCTGGAATGAGACTGTGTCCAACCTCACACTCATGGCCCTCGGCTCCTCAGCGCCTGAGATCCTGCTTTCTGTCATTGAG GTGTGTGGGCACAACTTCGATGCAGGGGAGCTCGGCCCGGGCACTATAGTGGGCAGCGCTGCCTTCAATATGTTTGTGATAATCGGTCTGTGTGTCTGGGTGATCCCTGAGGGAGAGTCTCGCAAGATCAAACACCTGCGAGTGTTTTTTATTACGGCTTTCTGGAGTATTTTTGCCTACATTTGGCTCTACCTCATACTGGCTGTCATCTCACCTGGGATCGTAGAG GTTTGGGAGGCTGTCGTGACGCTGCTTTATTTTCCGGTGTGTGTGATCCTGGCTTGGATCGCTGACCGTCGTCTGCTCTTCTACAAATACATGCACAAGCGTTACCGTGCTGACAAGAGGCATGGCATTGTGGTGGAAATGGAAGGTGACCTTGCGCCCAAAGGCATTGATGTGATCATGGATGGAAAGTTGTCGGACAGGAGTTCGTGCCCTGGAAACTCCTCCAGTGTGACAGTCTCTGTTCAGACGGGCAATGAAACAGACCAAAAAAACGATGAGGTAAGACAAGTG GTGGTCCGCATCCTGAAAGACCTGAAGGAGAAACACCCAGACAAAGACCTGGACCAGCTGATTGAGATGGCCAATTACTCTGCCCTGGTCCACAAGAAGAAGAGTCGCGCCTTCTACCGTGTTCAGGCAACACGCATGATGATTGGTGCCGGCAACATATTAAGGAAACACGCTGCTGAGCATGCTCGTCGATCAGCAGGCCAGGATGCTGACATGGCCACATGCTCgcacatttgttttgaaagtgccCAGTACCAGTGCACAGAGAACTGTGGCGCTCTGAGCATTGGGGTGATCCTTGACGGGGGCACAGGCCAGAACACTTTTTATGTGGACTACTGTACAGAAAATGGCTCCGCTAATGCCGGCGCAGACTATGAATTCAGCGAGGGAACCCTTGTGTTTAAGCCAGGAGAGACCCGCAAAGAAATCAAG GTGGGCATCTTGGATGACGACATCTTTGAGGAGGATGAGCATTTCTTTGTACGTCTCAAGAACCTGAGGTTAGAAGAAGGTGGAAATGAAGGGACAGGGAGTCCACCCAAGGGTAGACTAGTGGAGCCGCTGCTTGCCACCATCACTATCCTGGACGATGACCATGCTGGCATCTTCACCTTTGGCCAGCGAGTGCTGCGGGTGAGCGAGAGCACAGGCACACTGACGGTCACAGTGGTGAGGAACTCGGGCTCCAGGGGCACCGTTGCTGTGCCGTACCATACAGAGGATGGCAGTGCCAAGGCCGGGGTGGACTATGAGGAGACCAGAGGGGAGCTGGAATTCACTAATGAAAAGACCAG TCAGGTCTTAAAAGTGCACATTATAAATGTGGAGGAGTACGAGAAACAGGAAAACTTCTTCATTGTGCTCGAGGACCCCAAATGGCTGAAGCGAGGACTCTCTG GCAACCCCacacctgaggaggaggaagcccGGAGGATCTCTGAGATGGGCAAACCCATTCTGGGAGAGCACAGCAGGCTAGAAGTCATCATAGAGGAGTCCTGTGAGTTTAAG AACACAGTGGACAAACTCCTGAGGGACACAAATCTGGCTTCAGTGATTGGCACTCACTCGTGGAGAGAGCAGTTCATTGAAGCCTTCACAGTCAGTGCAG GtgatggagatgaggaggagcagcGAAGTCCCAACTGCTGCGACTATTTCTTGCACATAGTGTGCATTTTCTGGAAGATTGTGTTTGCTTGCATCCCACCCACTGAGTACTGGAATGGCTGGGCATGCTTCATAGTGTCAATCTCTGCCATTGGTTTCTTAACAGCCCTTATTGGAGACCTTGCCTCCCATTTTGGCTGCACTGTCGGCCTTAGAGACACTGTCACTGCGGTGGTCTTTGTAGCACTGGGGACTTCACTTCCTG atacCTTTGCTAGTAAAGTGGCTGCCACTCAGGACCAGTATGCAGATGCATGTGTGGGAAATGTGACAGGAAGCAAtgctgttaatgtgtttttgggCATTGGGGTGGCCTGGTCCGTGGCTGCCGTATATTGGGAAGTCAAAGGCAAGGTCTTCCGTGTGGACCCCGGCTCGCTGGCCTTCTCCGTCACACTCTTCACCATTTTTGCCTTCTTCTCTATGGGAGTGTTGATGCTACGCCGGAGGCCGTCCGTAGGCGGCGAACTGGGAGGCCCGCGGGTCACCAAAGTCCTCACCTCActgcttttcttctttctctggtTCCTCTACGTCCTCTTCTCCAGCTTGGAGGCCTATTGCCATATACAAGGCTTCTGA
- the slc8a2a gene encoding sodium/calcium exchanger 2a isoform X4 produces MPDKPPVGEQAGRAVVYFVCLMYMFLGVSILADRFMASIEVITSQEKEVTITKPNGETTVTTVRVWNETVSNLTLMALGSSAPEILLSVIEVCGHNFDAGELGPGTIVGSAAFNMFVIIGLCVWVIPEGESRKIKHLRVFFITAFWSIFAYIWLYLILAVISPGIVEVWEAVVTLLYFPVCVILAWIADRRLLFYKYMHKRYRADKRHGIVVEMEGDLAPKGIDVIMDGKLSDRSSCPGNSSSVTVSVQTGNETDQKNDEVVRILKDLKEKHPDKDLDQLIEMANYSALVHKKKSRAFYRVQATRMMIGAGNILRKHAAEHARRSAGQDADMATCSHICFESAQYQCTENCGALSIGVILDGGTGQNTFYVDYCTENGSANAGADYEFSEGTLVFKPGETRKEIKVGILDDDIFEEDEHFFVRLKNLRLEEGGNEGTGSPPKGRLVEPLLATITILDDDHAGIFTFGQRVLRVSESTGTLTVTVVRNSGSRGTVAVPYHTEDGSAKAGVDYEETRGELEFTNEKTSQVLKVHIINVEEYEKQENFFIVLEDPKWLKRGLSGKCLIIKYLCALTGNPTPEEEEARRISEMGKPILGEHSRLEVIIEESCEFKNTVDKLLRDTNLASVIGTHSWREQFIEAFTVSAGDGDEEEQRSPNCCDYFLHIVCIFWKIVFACIPPTEYWNGWACFIVSISAIGFLTALIGDLASHFGCTVGLRDTVTAVVFVALGTSLPDTFASKVAATQDQYADACVGNVTGSNAVNVFLGIGVAWSVAAVYWEVKGKVFRVDPGSLAFSVTLFTIFAFFSMGVLMLRRRPSVGGELGGPRVTKVLTSLLFFFLWFLYVLFSSLEAYCHIQGF; encoded by the exons ATGCCAGACAAACCTCCAGTAGGGGAGCAGGCAGGGAGGGCAGTCGTCTACTTCGTCTGTCTCATGTACATGTTCCTGGGTGTGTCCATCCTCGCAGATCGCTTCATGGCATCCATCGAAGTCATCACCTCTCAG GAGAAAGAGGTGACCATCACCAAACCCAACGGTGAAACGACCGTAACAACAGTGAGAGTCTGGAATGAGACTGTGTCCAACCTCACACTCATGGCCCTCGGCTCCTCAGCGCCTGAGATCCTGCTTTCTGTCATTGAG GTGTGTGGGCACAACTTCGATGCAGGGGAGCTCGGCCCGGGCACTATAGTGGGCAGCGCTGCCTTCAATATGTTTGTGATAATCGGTCTGTGTGTCTGGGTGATCCCTGAGGGAGAGTCTCGCAAGATCAAACACCTGCGAGTGTTTTTTATTACGGCTTTCTGGAGTATTTTTGCCTACATTTGGCTCTACCTCATACTGGCTGTCATCTCACCTGGGATCGTAGAG GTTTGGGAGGCTGTCGTGACGCTGCTTTATTTTCCGGTGTGTGTGATCCTGGCTTGGATCGCTGACCGTCGTCTGCTCTTCTACAAATACATGCACAAGCGTTACCGTGCTGACAAGAGGCATGGCATTGTGGTGGAAATGGAAGGTGACCTTGCGCCCAAAGGCATTGATGTGATCATGGATGGAAAGTTGTCGGACAGGAGTTCGTGCCCTGGAAACTCCTCCAGTGTGACAGTCTCTGTTCAGACGGGCAATGAAACAGACCAAAAAAACGATGAG GTGGTCCGCATCCTGAAAGACCTGAAGGAGAAACACCCAGACAAAGACCTGGACCAGCTGATTGAGATGGCCAATTACTCTGCCCTGGTCCACAAGAAGAAGAGTCGCGCCTTCTACCGTGTTCAGGCAACACGCATGATGATTGGTGCCGGCAACATATTAAGGAAACACGCTGCTGAGCATGCTCGTCGATCAGCAGGCCAGGATGCTGACATGGCCACATGCTCgcacatttgttttgaaagtgccCAGTACCAGTGCACAGAGAACTGTGGCGCTCTGAGCATTGGGGTGATCCTTGACGGGGGCACAGGCCAGAACACTTTTTATGTGGACTACTGTACAGAAAATGGCTCCGCTAATGCCGGCGCAGACTATGAATTCAGCGAGGGAACCCTTGTGTTTAAGCCAGGAGAGACCCGCAAAGAAATCAAG GTGGGCATCTTGGATGACGACATCTTTGAGGAGGATGAGCATTTCTTTGTACGTCTCAAGAACCTGAGGTTAGAAGAAGGTGGAAATGAAGGGACAGGGAGTCCACCCAAGGGTAGACTAGTGGAGCCGCTGCTTGCCACCATCACTATCCTGGACGATGACCATGCTGGCATCTTCACCTTTGGCCAGCGAGTGCTGCGGGTGAGCGAGAGCACAGGCACACTGACGGTCACAGTGGTGAGGAACTCGGGCTCCAGGGGCACCGTTGCTGTGCCGTACCATACAGAGGATGGCAGTGCCAAGGCCGGGGTGGACTATGAGGAGACCAGAGGGGAGCTGGAATTCACTAATGAAAAGACCAG TCAGGTCTTAAAAGTGCACATTATAAATGTGGAGGAGTACGAGAAACAGGAAAACTTCTTCATTGTGCTCGAGGACCCCAAATGGCTGAAGCGAGGACTCTCTGGTAAGT GCTtgataataaaatatttgtgCGCCCTGACAGGCAACCCCacacctgaggaggaggaagcccGGAGGATCTCTGAGATGGGCAAACCCATTCTGGGAGAGCACAGCAGGCTAGAAGTCATCATAGAGGAGTCCTGTGAGTTTAAG AACACAGTGGACAAACTCCTGAGGGACACAAATCTGGCTTCAGTGATTGGCACTCACTCGTGGAGAGAGCAGTTCATTGAAGCCTTCACAGTCAGTGCAG GtgatggagatgaggaggagcagcGAAGTCCCAACTGCTGCGACTATTTCTTGCACATAGTGTGCATTTTCTGGAAGATTGTGTTTGCTTGCATCCCACCCACTGAGTACTGGAATGGCTGGGCATGCTTCATAGTGTCAATCTCTGCCATTGGTTTCTTAACAGCCCTTATTGGAGACCTTGCCTCCCATTTTGGCTGCACTGTCGGCCTTAGAGACACTGTCACTGCGGTGGTCTTTGTAGCACTGGGGACTTCACTTCCTG atacCTTTGCTAGTAAAGTGGCTGCCACTCAGGACCAGTATGCAGATGCATGTGTGGGAAATGTGACAGGAAGCAAtgctgttaatgtgtttttgggCATTGGGGTGGCCTGGTCCGTGGCTGCCGTATATTGGGAAGTCAAAGGCAAGGTCTTCCGTGTGGACCCCGGCTCGCTGGCCTTCTCCGTCACACTCTTCACCATTTTTGCCTTCTTCTCTATGGGAGTGTTGATGCTACGCCGGAGGCCGTCCGTAGGCGGCGAACTGGGAGGCCCGCGGGTCACCAAAGTCCTCACCTCActgcttttcttctttctctggtTCCTCTACGTCCTCTTCTCCAGCTTGGAGGCCTATTGCCATATACAAGGCTTCTGA
- the slc8a2a gene encoding sodium/calcium exchanger 2a isoform X6, which yields MPDKPPVGEQAGRAVVYFVCLMYMFLGVSILADRFMASIEVITSQEKEVTITKPNGETTVTTVRVWNETVSNLTLMALGSSAPEILLSVIEVCGHNFDAGELGPGTIVGSAAFNMFVIIGLCVWVIPEGESRKIKHLRVFFITAFWSIFAYIWLYLILAVISPGIVEVWEAVVTLLYFPVCVILAWIADRRLLFYKYMHKRYRADKRHGIVVEMEGDLAPKGIDVIMDGKLSDRSSCPGNSSSVTVSVQTGNETDQKNDEVVRILKDLKEKHPDKDLDQLIEMANYSALVHKKKSRAFYRVQATRMMIGAGNILRKHAAEHARRSAGQDADMATCSHICFESAQYQCTENCGALSIGVILDGGTGQNTFYVDYCTENGSANAGADYEFSEGTLVFKPGETRKEIKVGILDDDIFEEDEHFFVRLKNLRLEEGGNEGTGSPPKGRLVEPLLATITILDDDHAGIFTFGQRVLRVSESTGTLTVTVVRNSGSRGTVAVPYHTEDGSAKAGVDYEETRGELEFTNEKTSQVLKVHIINVEEYEKQENFFIVLEDPKWLKRGLSALLLNQGKIVWMQEEEARRISEMGKPILGEHSRLEVIIEESCEFKNTVDKLLRDTNLASVIGTHSWREQFIEAFTVSAGDGDEEEQRSPNCCDYFLHIVCIFWKIVFACIPPTEYWNGWACFIVSISAIGFLTALIGDLASHFGCTVGLRDTVTAVVFVALGTSLPDTFASKVAATQDQYADACVGNVTGSNAVNVFLGIGVAWSVAAVYWEVKGKVFRVDPGSLAFSVTLFTIFAFFSMGVLMLRRRPSVGGELGGPRVTKVLTSLLFFFLWFLYVLFSSLEAYCHIQGF from the exons ATGCCAGACAAACCTCCAGTAGGGGAGCAGGCAGGGAGGGCAGTCGTCTACTTCGTCTGTCTCATGTACATGTTCCTGGGTGTGTCCATCCTCGCAGATCGCTTCATGGCATCCATCGAAGTCATCACCTCTCAG GAGAAAGAGGTGACCATCACCAAACCCAACGGTGAAACGACCGTAACAACAGTGAGAGTCTGGAATGAGACTGTGTCCAACCTCACACTCATGGCCCTCGGCTCCTCAGCGCCTGAGATCCTGCTTTCTGTCATTGAG GTGTGTGGGCACAACTTCGATGCAGGGGAGCTCGGCCCGGGCACTATAGTGGGCAGCGCTGCCTTCAATATGTTTGTGATAATCGGTCTGTGTGTCTGGGTGATCCCTGAGGGAGAGTCTCGCAAGATCAAACACCTGCGAGTGTTTTTTATTACGGCTTTCTGGAGTATTTTTGCCTACATTTGGCTCTACCTCATACTGGCTGTCATCTCACCTGGGATCGTAGAG GTTTGGGAGGCTGTCGTGACGCTGCTTTATTTTCCGGTGTGTGTGATCCTGGCTTGGATCGCTGACCGTCGTCTGCTCTTCTACAAATACATGCACAAGCGTTACCGTGCTGACAAGAGGCATGGCATTGTGGTGGAAATGGAAGGTGACCTTGCGCCCAAAGGCATTGATGTGATCATGGATGGAAAGTTGTCGGACAGGAGTTCGTGCCCTGGAAACTCCTCCAGTGTGACAGTCTCTGTTCAGACGGGCAATGAAACAGACCAAAAAAACGATGAG GTGGTCCGCATCCTGAAAGACCTGAAGGAGAAACACCCAGACAAAGACCTGGACCAGCTGATTGAGATGGCCAATTACTCTGCCCTGGTCCACAAGAAGAAGAGTCGCGCCTTCTACCGTGTTCAGGCAACACGCATGATGATTGGTGCCGGCAACATATTAAGGAAACACGCTGCTGAGCATGCTCGTCGATCAGCAGGCCAGGATGCTGACATGGCCACATGCTCgcacatttgttttgaaagtgccCAGTACCAGTGCACAGAGAACTGTGGCGCTCTGAGCATTGGGGTGATCCTTGACGGGGGCACAGGCCAGAACACTTTTTATGTGGACTACTGTACAGAAAATGGCTCCGCTAATGCCGGCGCAGACTATGAATTCAGCGAGGGAACCCTTGTGTTTAAGCCAGGAGAGACCCGCAAAGAAATCAAG GTGGGCATCTTGGATGACGACATCTTTGAGGAGGATGAGCATTTCTTTGTACGTCTCAAGAACCTGAGGTTAGAAGAAGGTGGAAATGAAGGGACAGGGAGTCCACCCAAGGGTAGACTAGTGGAGCCGCTGCTTGCCACCATCACTATCCTGGACGATGACCATGCTGGCATCTTCACCTTTGGCCAGCGAGTGCTGCGGGTGAGCGAGAGCACAGGCACACTGACGGTCACAGTGGTGAGGAACTCGGGCTCCAGGGGCACCGTTGCTGTGCCGTACCATACAGAGGATGGCAGTGCCAAGGCCGGGGTGGACTATGAGGAGACCAGAGGGGAGCTGGAATTCACTAATGAAAAGACCAG TCAGGTCTTAAAAGTGCACATTATAAATGTGGAGGAGTACGAGAAACAGGAAAACTTCTTCATTGTGCTCGAGGACCCCAAATGGCTGAAGCGAGGACTCTCTG cTTTACTGCTAAACCAGGGTAAGATAGTTTGGATGCAG gaggaggaagcccGGAGGATCTCTGAGATGGGCAAACCCATTCTGGGAGAGCACAGCAGGCTAGAAGTCATCATAGAGGAGTCCTGTGAGTTTAAG AACACAGTGGACAAACTCCTGAGGGACACAAATCTGGCTTCAGTGATTGGCACTCACTCGTGGAGAGAGCAGTTCATTGAAGCCTTCACAGTCAGTGCAG GtgatggagatgaggaggagcagcGAAGTCCCAACTGCTGCGACTATTTCTTGCACATAGTGTGCATTTTCTGGAAGATTGTGTTTGCTTGCATCCCACCCACTGAGTACTGGAATGGCTGGGCATGCTTCATAGTGTCAATCTCTGCCATTGGTTTCTTAACAGCCCTTATTGGAGACCTTGCCTCCCATTTTGGCTGCACTGTCGGCCTTAGAGACACTGTCACTGCGGTGGTCTTTGTAGCACTGGGGACTTCACTTCCTG atacCTTTGCTAGTAAAGTGGCTGCCACTCAGGACCAGTATGCAGATGCATGTGTGGGAAATGTGACAGGAAGCAAtgctgttaatgtgtttttgggCATTGGGGTGGCCTGGTCCGTGGCTGCCGTATATTGGGAAGTCAAAGGCAAGGTCTTCCGTGTGGACCCCGGCTCGCTGGCCTTCTCCGTCACACTCTTCACCATTTTTGCCTTCTTCTCTATGGGAGTGTTGATGCTACGCCGGAGGCCGTCCGTAGGCGGCGAACTGGGAGGCCCGCGGGTCACCAAAGTCCTCACCTCActgcttttcttctttctctggtTCCTCTACGTCCTCTTCTCCAGCTTGGAGGCCTATTGCCATATACAAGGCTTCTGA
- the slc8a2a gene encoding sodium/calcium exchanger 2a isoform X5: MPDKPPVGEQAGRAVVYFVCLMYMFLGVSILADRFMASIEVITSQEKEVTITKPNGETTVTTVRVWNETVSNLTLMALGSSAPEILLSVIEVCGHNFDAGELGPGTIVGSAAFNMFVIIGLCVWVIPEGESRKIKHLRVFFITAFWSIFAYIWLYLILAVISPGIVEVWEAVVTLLYFPVCVILAWIADRRLLFYKYMHKRYRADKRHGIVVEMEGDLAPKGIDVIMDGKLSDRSSCPGNSSSVTVSVQTGNETDQKNDEVRQVVVRILKDLKEKHPDKDLDQLIEMANYSALVHKKKSRAFYRVQATRMMIGAGNILRKHAAEHARRSAGQDADMATCSHICFESAQYQCTENCGALSIGVILDGGTGQNTFYVDYCTENGSANAGADYEFSEGTLVFKPGETRKEIKVGILDDDIFEEDEHFFVRLKNLRLEEGGNEGTGSPPKGRLVEPLLATITILDDDHAGIFTFGQRVLRVSESTGTLTVTVVRNSGSRGTVAVPYHTEDGSAKAGVDYEETRGELEFTNEKTSQVLKVHIINVEEYEKQENFFIVLEDPKWLKRGLSGLIIKYLCALTGNPTPEEEEARRISEMGKPILGEHSRLEVIIEESCEFKNTVDKLLRDTNLASVIGTHSWREQFIEAFTVSAGDGDEEEQRSPNCCDYFLHIVCIFWKIVFACIPPTEYWNGWACFIVSISAIGFLTALIGDLASHFGCTVGLRDTVTAVVFVALGTSLPDTFASKVAATQDQYADACVGNVTGSNAVNVFLGIGVAWSVAAVYWEVKGKVFRVDPGSLAFSVTLFTIFAFFSMGVLMLRRRPSVGGELGGPRVTKVLTSLLFFFLWFLYVLFSSLEAYCHIQGF; the protein is encoded by the exons ATGCCAGACAAACCTCCAGTAGGGGAGCAGGCAGGGAGGGCAGTCGTCTACTTCGTCTGTCTCATGTACATGTTCCTGGGTGTGTCCATCCTCGCAGATCGCTTCATGGCATCCATCGAAGTCATCACCTCTCAG GAGAAAGAGGTGACCATCACCAAACCCAACGGTGAAACGACCGTAACAACAGTGAGAGTCTGGAATGAGACTGTGTCCAACCTCACACTCATGGCCCTCGGCTCCTCAGCGCCTGAGATCCTGCTTTCTGTCATTGAG GTGTGTGGGCACAACTTCGATGCAGGGGAGCTCGGCCCGGGCACTATAGTGGGCAGCGCTGCCTTCAATATGTTTGTGATAATCGGTCTGTGTGTCTGGGTGATCCCTGAGGGAGAGTCTCGCAAGATCAAACACCTGCGAGTGTTTTTTATTACGGCTTTCTGGAGTATTTTTGCCTACATTTGGCTCTACCTCATACTGGCTGTCATCTCACCTGGGATCGTAGAG GTTTGGGAGGCTGTCGTGACGCTGCTTTATTTTCCGGTGTGTGTGATCCTGGCTTGGATCGCTGACCGTCGTCTGCTCTTCTACAAATACATGCACAAGCGTTACCGTGCTGACAAGAGGCATGGCATTGTGGTGGAAATGGAAGGTGACCTTGCGCCCAAAGGCATTGATGTGATCATGGATGGAAAGTTGTCGGACAGGAGTTCGTGCCCTGGAAACTCCTCCAGTGTGACAGTCTCTGTTCAGACGGGCAATGAAACAGACCAAAAAAACGATGAGGTAAGACAAGTG GTGGTCCGCATCCTGAAAGACCTGAAGGAGAAACACCCAGACAAAGACCTGGACCAGCTGATTGAGATGGCCAATTACTCTGCCCTGGTCCACAAGAAGAAGAGTCGCGCCTTCTACCGTGTTCAGGCAACACGCATGATGATTGGTGCCGGCAACATATTAAGGAAACACGCTGCTGAGCATGCTCGTCGATCAGCAGGCCAGGATGCTGACATGGCCACATGCTCgcacatttgttttgaaagtgccCAGTACCAGTGCACAGAGAACTGTGGCGCTCTGAGCATTGGGGTGATCCTTGACGGGGGCACAGGCCAGAACACTTTTTATGTGGACTACTGTACAGAAAATGGCTCCGCTAATGCCGGCGCAGACTATGAATTCAGCGAGGGAACCCTTGTGTTTAAGCCAGGAGAGACCCGCAAAGAAATCAAG GTGGGCATCTTGGATGACGACATCTTTGAGGAGGATGAGCATTTCTTTGTACGTCTCAAGAACCTGAGGTTAGAAGAAGGTGGAAATGAAGGGACAGGGAGTCCACCCAAGGGTAGACTAGTGGAGCCGCTGCTTGCCACCATCACTATCCTGGACGATGACCATGCTGGCATCTTCACCTTTGGCCAGCGAGTGCTGCGGGTGAGCGAGAGCACAGGCACACTGACGGTCACAGTGGTGAGGAACTCGGGCTCCAGGGGCACCGTTGCTGTGCCGTACCATACAGAGGATGGCAGTGCCAAGGCCGGGGTGGACTATGAGGAGACCAGAGGGGAGCTGGAATTCACTAATGAAAAGACCAG TCAGGTCTTAAAAGTGCACATTATAAATGTGGAGGAGTACGAGAAACAGGAAAACTTCTTCATTGTGCTCGAGGACCCCAAATGGCTGAAGCGAGGACTCTCTG GCTtgataataaaatatttgtgCGCCCTGACAGGCAACCCCacacctgaggaggaggaagcccGGAGGATCTCTGAGATGGGCAAACCCATTCTGGGAGAGCACAGCAGGCTAGAAGTCATCATAGAGGAGTCCTGTGAGTTTAAG AACACAGTGGACAAACTCCTGAGGGACACAAATCTGGCTTCAGTGATTGGCACTCACTCGTGGAGAGAGCAGTTCATTGAAGCCTTCACAGTCAGTGCAG GtgatggagatgaggaggagcagcGAAGTCCCAACTGCTGCGACTATTTCTTGCACATAGTGTGCATTTTCTGGAAGATTGTGTTTGCTTGCATCCCACCCACTGAGTACTGGAATGGCTGGGCATGCTTCATAGTGTCAATCTCTGCCATTGGTTTCTTAACAGCCCTTATTGGAGACCTTGCCTCCCATTTTGGCTGCACTGTCGGCCTTAGAGACACTGTCACTGCGGTGGTCTTTGTAGCACTGGGGACTTCACTTCCTG atacCTTTGCTAGTAAAGTGGCTGCCACTCAGGACCAGTATGCAGATGCATGTGTGGGAAATGTGACAGGAAGCAAtgctgttaatgtgtttttgggCATTGGGGTGGCCTGGTCCGTGGCTGCCGTATATTGGGAAGTCAAAGGCAAGGTCTTCCGTGTGGACCCCGGCTCGCTGGCCTTCTCCGTCACACTCTTCACCATTTTTGCCTTCTTCTCTATGGGAGTGTTGATGCTACGCCGGAGGCCGTCCGTAGGCGGCGAACTGGGAGGCCCGCGGGTCACCAAAGTCCTCACCTCActgcttttcttctttctctggtTCCTCTACGTCCTCTTCTCCAGCTTGGAGGCCTATTGCCATATACAAGGCTTCTGA